The Endozoicomonas gorgoniicola genome contains a region encoding:
- a CDS encoding helix-turn-helix transcriptional regulator, which produces MDIRQIRRTNALQLIKEKGITKAKFARTLGKSPQQINELLKEKNPKNIGHKIARQIEESFGLPEQWLDQKQNQDESFTAFSTVLDSYRQAERLAATYTQAQRDWLKGRKHVTRQIEDELESRLLENGLQLLDSGNSEFRVATPSKSLVTISLFIPMPGFTGWLCPPITPMQPDFLAIALIGDYCLDFAFIPREEYQVLRSKEKPRIDINTKDGTASGKSLEPWVNRFDLI; this is translated from the coding sequence ATGGACATCAGACAGATAAGGCGTACTAACGCCCTCCAGTTAATCAAAGAGAAAGGCATTACCAAGGCTAAGTTCGCTCGAACCCTTGGTAAGTCGCCCCAGCAGATTAATGAACTGCTTAAAGAGAAAAATCCGAAAAACATCGGACATAAAATTGCCAGGCAGATAGAGGAGTCTTTTGGCCTTCCTGAGCAATGGCTGGATCAAAAGCAGAACCAAGATGAAAGCTTTACTGCATTCAGTACTGTTCTTGACTCTTACAGGCAAGCTGAACGTTTGGCGGCAACCTATACACAAGCGCAACGTGACTGGCTAAAAGGCAGAAAGCATGTAACCCGTCAAATTGAAGATGAGCTTGAATCCCGGTTATTAGAGAACGGCCTTCAGTTATTAGATTCTGGAAACTCGGAATTTCGTGTAGCCACCCCCTCTAAATCACTGGTTACAATCAGCCTGTTCATTCCTATGCCGGGCTTTACTGGCTGGCTCTGTCCACCAATAACCCCAATGCAGCCAGACTTTCTGGCTATTGCCCTGATAGGCGACTATTGTCTTGATTTTGCCTTTATACCCAGAGAGGAATATCAGGTGCTACGCAGCAAAGAAAAGCCGCGTATTGACATCAACACTAAGGATGGAACTGCAAGTGGTAAAAGCCTTGAACCGTGGGTGAATCGCTTTGACCTAATTTAA